The window CGAGTACTGCGATCGGATCGGCCTGGTGTATCGCGGCGAACTCATCGCGCTGGGTTCCCCGCAGAAGCTCAAGACGGAACTGATGAAGGAAGACGTGTTGGAGGTCCAATGCGAGCGGCCGCAAGAAGCTATGGAAGCGCTCGAACAACTTGGAAGCGTCCGTGAAGTGGCTTTGTTCGGAAAGGGGCTGCATGTGGTCGCGATGGACGGACCGGCGGCGGAACGCGATATTCGCAATCTCCTGGTGAAACAAGCCTATCCCGTTCACAGCATCGAAACCATCGTCCCTTCCCTGGAAGACGTGTTCGTGTCGCTCATCGAAATGAGGGATCGGGAGGAAGGGGTACTCAAGGAGGTCCGGGCATGAAGCCTCAGCGCATATGGGCGGTGAGCCGGAAGGAGTTCATCCACATCCTGCGCGACCCGCGAAGCCTCGGCATGGCCATCGCCATCCCGATGCTTCTGCTCGTTCTGTTCGGGTATGCCCTGACGCTGGACGTGGACGAAGTGCCCATGGTTGTCTGGGATCAGAGCCAGTCCCATGCGAGCCGGGAGTTCATCGCGCGTTTTGCGGGCTCCCGCTATTTCTCCTTGCGCGGCTATGTGAGGAACTACCGCGAGGTCGAACGGGCCATTGATACGCGGCAGGCGTTGCTTGCCATTGTCATTCCCACAGATTTCGCAGACCGCCTCGAATCGCTCCAAGAGACGCCGGTCCAAGTCATTGTAGACGGCAGCGACTCGAATACGGCCACTATTGCCATGGGCTATGTGGACATCCTTGCCCTCGCTCATTCACAGGAGGTCGTTCTGGCGCAGGCACGCCGCGTCACGGGCAAGAGCTTCGAGCAGCCCATCGATTTTCGGCCCCGGGTGTGGTTTAACGCCGACCTGGAATCCAAGAACTACATCATTCCCGGACTTATCGCCGTCATCATGATGGTGATTGCCGCGTTGTTGACCTCGCTGACCGTGGCCCGGGAATGGGAACGGGGCACGATGGAGCAGCTGATCTCCACGCCCGTCAAAGGACATGAACTGATCCTGGGAAAACTCTTTCCGTATTTCGTTATCGGGATGCTGGACATGTTGCTGGCCGTGCTCATGGGGGAGTTCGTGTTTCACGTGCCGCTGCGCGGAAACGTGGCCCTGCTGTTTGCGATGGCCGCTATCTTCCTCGCGGGGGCATTGTCCATGGGGATGGTGATCAGCATCGTGACCAAGAGCCAGTTGCTGGCCAGTCAGTTGGCCATGGTGCTCACCTTCCTGCCCTCGTTCCTGCTGTCCGGATTCATGTACGCCATCGGCAACATGCCGCGTGCGATCCAGGTGCTCACGCACGTCATCCCGGCCCGTTACTTTGTGGCGTTGCTCAAGGGCATCTACCTGAAAGGGATCGGGCTGGAAGTCCTGGCGCTCGAGGCCTTGCTGTTGACGGTATTCGGCGCCGCCATGGTGGCCTTGGCAAACTTCAAGTTCAAGAAGAAGCTCGCGTAGACCGAGGAGAAACAGCCATGTGGGAACGCATCCAGCACATGCTCATAAAGGAATTCATTCAGATCTTTCGCGACCCGAAGATGAAAGGCGTGATCTTCGCCATGCCCATAATCCAGGTCCTGGTGTTCGGCTACGCGGTCACCACGGATGTGAAGCACGTGGCGCTGGCGATCTTTGACCGCGACAGCACCCAGACGAGCAGAGAACTCGCGGCACGGTTCACCGCCACGGAGTATTT of the Candidatus Hydrogenedentota bacterium genome contains:
- a CDS encoding ABC transporter permease; this encodes MKPQRIWAVSRKEFIHILRDPRSLGMAIAIPMLLLVLFGYALTLDVDEVPMVVWDQSQSHASREFIARFAGSRYFSLRGYVRNYREVERAIDTRQALLAIVIPTDFADRLESLQETPVQVIVDGSDSNTATIAMGYVDILALAHSQEVVLAQARRVTGKSFEQPIDFRPRVWFNADLESKNYIIPGLIAVIMMVIAALLTSLTVAREWERGTMEQLISTPVKGHELILGKLFPYFVIGMLDMLLAVLMGEFVFHVPLRGNVALLFAMAAIFLAGALSMGMVISIVTKSQLLASQLAMVLTFLPSFLLSGFMYAIGNMPRAIQVLTHVIPARYFVALLKGIYLKGIGLEVLALEALLLTVFGAAMVALANFKFKKKLA